One window of the Leucobacter komagatae genome contains the following:
- a CDS encoding M23 family metallopeptidase, producing MVKKVLVLLLVLFCVGPSTALVGMGAFMGPLGFCLSDSLTVGPIPDRLTATTADGTPVTLEKRQLTHAATIITTGASIPGVGQAGVRIALMAALTESRLRMLANTGAYPESGNYPNDGDAADHDSLGLFQMRPVAGWGTVAELMNPTYQAKAFYGGEQGPNFPSPRGLLDIPGWQQMDPGSAAQAVEVSAFPDRYRNWQPVADTILTALTKPAPTGGGNGGGVVPETSRVVFPLPEGSYTSTDSFGWRTDPFTGERQFHSGSDLAAADGTPIYAVADGRVTVAEFSSGWGGLIIVEHTVKGGRVASYYAHMWQDGIYVTSGETVAAGQNIGDVGSSGRSTGPHLHIEIRPGGQGQPPVNAVEWLAQHGAVPADGTGTGAPGCRANAGGGAR from the coding sequence ATGGTGAAGAAGGTGCTCGTCCTGCTGCTGGTGCTGTTCTGCGTCGGCCCGTCTACCGCGCTGGTCGGCATGGGGGCGTTCATGGGCCCGTTGGGGTTCTGCCTCTCGGATTCTCTGACGGTCGGCCCGATCCCGGACCGTCTCACCGCGACCACCGCCGACGGCACCCCGGTCACGCTCGAGAAGCGGCAGCTCACCCACGCGGCGACGATCATCACCACCGGGGCGAGCATCCCCGGCGTCGGACAGGCGGGTGTGCGGATCGCGCTCATGGCGGCGCTCACCGAGTCCCGGCTGCGGATGCTCGCCAACACCGGCGCCTACCCCGAATCCGGGAACTATCCGAACGACGGCGACGCCGCCGACCACGACAGCCTGGGGTTGTTTCAGATGAGGCCCGTCGCGGGTTGGGGCACGGTCGCCGAGCTCATGAACCCGACCTATCAGGCAAAGGCGTTCTACGGGGGTGAGCAGGGGCCGAACTTCCCCTCGCCGCGGGGCCTGCTCGACATTCCCGGCTGGCAGCAGATGGACCCAGGCAGTGCGGCGCAGGCCGTCGAAGTGTCGGCGTTCCCGGATCGGTACCGGAACTGGCAGCCCGTCGCCGACACGATCCTCACTGCCCTCACCAAGCCCGCCCCCACCGGCGGCGGAAATGGTGGCGGGGTGGTGCCGGAGACCAGTCGCGTCGTGTTCCCGCTGCCTGAGGGCTCGTACACGAGCACGGACAGCTTCGGGTGGCGCACCGACCCGTTCACTGGAGAGCGGCAGTTCCACTCCGGCTCCGATCTCGCCGCCGCCGACGGTACCCCGATCTACGCGGTCGCCGACGGCCGCGTGACCGTCGCGGAGTTCAGCTCCGGATGGGGCGGCCTGATCATCGTCGAGCACACCGTGAAGGGCGGCCGGGTCGCGTCCTATTACGCGCACATGTGGCAGGACGGCATCTACGTCACCAGCGGCGAGACGGTCGCGGCCGGGCAGAACATCGGCGATGTCGGCTCCTCCGGCCGATCCACCGGCCCCCACCTCCATATCGAGATCCGCCCCGGCGGGCAGGGGCAGCCCCCGGTGAACGCCGTCGAGTGGCTCGCGCAGCACGGCGCTGTCCCGGCAGACGGCACCGGCACGGGCGCGCCCGGATGCCGAGCGAACGCAGGAGGTGGTGCCCGGTGA
- a CDS encoding type IV secretion system protein has translation MSICDTPGVSTVCTAIGEGPAGLFFGWIASAMGLAVSTLFQGMWDVFSTTTSVDVTSDGYVKVYNILFGIAVFVTLLFFCFQLITGLARRDPSALTRAALGLAKSILGSFVLITCTALLLEITDQLCVGIIQATGQTIESMGDRLALLITAVTITSVAGGAGALLTIFLAGLMIAAIFILWFSLLIRKALLLVAIVFGPVALAGLTWEASRGWFGKWATFVVALIASKLVIVVIFLIATTQVAAPISLDLKSLSEPIAGIVLLFVAAFAPYMAYKFLSFVGFDMYQAASMEQEAKNALNRPVPLPSKPNGPAPKQVLDGADTGKGAGTPKPAPTPAPAAAPTAAGTAAPAATGGAAAPAAAAAPPVAAAVAAGVVVKETATAGPKIGGAISEAADGHADSASEPAAPPPAAPVQQPPAVLPPPSPPRADPPAPTGKQ, from the coding sequence GTGAGTATCTGCGACACCCCCGGCGTCTCCACCGTCTGCACCGCGATCGGCGAGGGCCCCGCCGGCCTCTTCTTCGGATGGATCGCCTCCGCGATGGGGCTCGCCGTGTCCACCCTGTTCCAGGGCATGTGGGACGTGTTCTCCACCACCACCTCCGTCGACGTCACCAGCGACGGATACGTGAAGGTCTACAACATCCTGTTCGGCATCGCCGTGTTCGTGACCCTGCTGTTCTTCTGCTTCCAGCTCATCACCGGCCTTGCCCGCCGCGACCCGTCCGCGCTCACCCGAGCCGCCCTGGGCCTTGCGAAGAGCATCCTGGGGTCGTTCGTGCTCATCACCTGCACCGCACTGCTGCTCGAAATCACCGATCAGCTCTGCGTCGGCATCATCCAGGCCACCGGGCAGACGATCGAGAGCATGGGCGACCGGCTCGCGCTCCTCATCACCGCGGTCACCATCACTTCGGTTGCCGGTGGTGCGGGGGCGCTGCTCACGATCTTCCTCGCCGGCCTCATGATCGCCGCGATCTTCATCCTCTGGTTCAGCCTCCTCATCCGCAAGGCCTTGCTGCTGGTCGCGATCGTGTTCGGCCCGGTCGCGCTCGCCGGCCTCACCTGGGAAGCGTCCCGCGGCTGGTTCGGGAAGTGGGCAACCTTCGTGGTCGCGCTGATCGCGTCGAAGCTCGTGATCGTGGTGATCTTCCTCATCGCCACCACCCAGGTCGCCGCCCCCATCAGCCTCGACCTGAAATCCCTGTCCGAACCCATCGCCGGGATCGTGCTGCTGTTCGTCGCCGCGTTCGCCCCGTACATGGCGTACAAGTTCCTCTCGTTCGTGGGCTTCGACATGTACCAGGCCGCGTCGATGGAGCAGGAAGCGAAGAACGCCCTCAACCGGCCCGTCCCGCTCCCGTCGAAGCCAAACGGCCCCGCCCCGAAACAGGTGCTCGACGGCGCGGACACCGGCAAGGGCGCCGGAACGCCGAAGCCCGCACCCACCCCAGCACCAGCCGCGGCGCCTACCGCGGCCGGCACCGCAGCACCGGCAGCGACCGGTGGCGCGGCCGCCCCAGCCGCGGCTGCTGCGCCGCCGGTCGCGGCGGCCGTCGCCGCAGGAGTCGTCGTGAAAGAGACTGCGACCGCGGGTCCGAAGATCGGCGGCGCGATCAGCGAGGCCGCAGATGGTCATGCCGACAGTGCGTCCGAGCCGGCGGCCCCGCCACCCGCTGCGCCGGTGCAGCAGCCGCCCGCGGTGCTCCCGCCGCCATCGCCGCCGCGAGCCGATCCGCCCGCCCCGACCGGGAAGCAGTAA
- a CDS encoding SCO6880 family protein — protein MSANTSEASFELRPVQFSRLTKRGLLLGLSLPQLLVLACALGIIVTGLYTGGGQGLAWSSPAWASLVVIAWVPVGGRKLIEWAPIVTRWLLRTRAKQTTYRRRVMKPRPAGTLALPGDLAALREWVDPETGAAMIHDPHAQTLTVVCGVAHPAFVLLDPGEQQRRVTGWGRVLAAACRSGRIARIQVQERTLPDSGSGLTEWWREHGSDDGSWAANTYRELIERAGPAGERHATTVSLSLDMRAANRQIRSAGGGMKGAAVVLGQEMQSFQTALRAAELQLTGWLTPGDVALILRTAYDPAAGPALERHGALGRELATAGPVAVNESWDRLRSDSAHHAVLWISEWPRAQTFPGFLAPLVLTGGVLRSLSLHYLPVRADQAARDLRRKKTEMVADAAQRRKIGQVEDTQATAEYGDVLQQESELTAGHGVLRVVGLVSVSAPTAGELGAAVSQIEQAAIQASCETRRLVGQQAQAFTAAALPLCRPI, from the coding sequence ATGAGCGCAAACACCTCCGAAGCGTCGTTCGAGCTGCGGCCGGTGCAGTTCTCCCGCCTCACCAAGCGCGGCCTGCTCCTCGGCCTCTCCCTGCCACAGCTCCTTGTTCTCGCCTGCGCGCTGGGCATCATCGTCACCGGCCTCTACACCGGCGGCGGCCAGGGCCTTGCCTGGTCGTCGCCGGCGTGGGCATCCCTGGTTGTGATCGCGTGGGTGCCCGTCGGCGGGCGGAAGCTGATCGAGTGGGCGCCGATCGTCACCCGCTGGCTCCTCCGCACCCGCGCGAAGCAAACCACCTACCGGCGCAGGGTGATGAAGCCGCGCCCGGCGGGCACGCTCGCGCTCCCCGGCGACCTCGCCGCGCTCCGGGAATGGGTTGACCCCGAGACGGGGGCGGCGATGATCCACGACCCGCACGCCCAGACCCTCACGGTCGTGTGCGGGGTGGCGCATCCGGCGTTCGTGCTTCTCGACCCTGGCGAGCAGCAGCGCCGCGTCACCGGATGGGGTCGCGTCCTGGCCGCTGCGTGCCGGTCCGGGAGGATCGCCCGCATCCAGGTGCAAGAGCGCACCCTCCCCGATTCCGGGTCGGGACTGACCGAATGGTGGCGCGAGCACGGGAGCGATGACGGCTCCTGGGCGGCGAACACCTATCGGGAGCTCATCGAACGGGCGGGCCCGGCCGGGGAACGCCACGCGACTACCGTGTCGCTCTCCCTCGACATGCGCGCCGCGAACCGGCAGATCCGCTCCGCGGGCGGCGGCATGAAGGGGGCGGCTGTGGTGCTCGGGCAGGAGATGCAGTCGTTCCAGACCGCGCTGCGCGCCGCCGAGCTGCAGCTGACGGGATGGCTCACCCCTGGGGATGTCGCCCTGATCCTCCGCACCGCCTACGACCCCGCCGCCGGCCCCGCCCTCGAACGCCACGGCGCGCTCGGCCGGGAGCTCGCGACCGCGGGCCCGGTCGCGGTGAACGAGTCCTGGGACCGGCTGCGCTCCGACAGCGCGCACCACGCGGTGCTGTGGATCAGCGAATGGCCCAGAGCCCAGACCTTCCCCGGCTTCCTCGCCCCGCTCGTGCTGACCGGCGGGGTGCTGCGCTCTTTGTCGCTGCACTACCTGCCGGTGCGGGCGGATCAGGCCGCCCGTGATTTGCGGCGGAAGAAGACCGAGATGGTGGCCGACGCCGCCCAGCGCCGGAAGATCGGCCAGGTCGAAGACACCCAGGCCACCGCCGAATACGGCGATGTGCTGCAACAAGAGAGCGAGCTGACGGCCGGGCACGGGGTGCTCCGCGTCGTCGGCCTCGTCTCCGTCTCCGCACCCACCGCCGGAGAACTGGGTGCCGCGGTGTCGCAGATCGAGCAGGCCGCGATCCAGGCGTCCTGCGAAACCCGGCGCCTGGTCGGCCAGCAAGCGCAGGCATTCACTGCGGCCGCGCTCCCGCTCTGCCGCCCCATCTGA
- a CDS encoding heavy metal translocating P-type ATPase codes for MSTACGCEHDEPETADAEEAEEAERPWWRDRGIMVPVFSGTAFLTGLVLEWSGLEIPALVAFWIGLLLGASTFTPGAIRKLFTGKLGIGLLMTISAVGAVILGYVEEAAALAFLYSIAEALEDKAMDRARGGLRALLKLVPETATIRHDGTAVEVPAKDLHVGQLMLVRPGERIATDGIVRTGRSSLDTSAITGESIPVEVEPGDAVSAGAINTAGALEVETTAAGTDNSLTTIVELVEQAQAEKGDRARLADRIARPLVPGVLILAALVATLGSLLGDPELWITRALVVLVAASPCALAISVPLTVVAAIGSASKFGVIIKSGAVFERFGVIRHVAVDKTGTLTRNEPAVTAVLTADGITEARALAWAAALEQHSTHPLAAAITAAAPDAPAAEGVAEQAGHGIEGKLDGARITVGSPRWLDAGSLGDQVAGLEEQGMTVVIVHRDDVPVAAIGVRDELRPEVPEVVRTLATQGIGMTMLTGDNARTARALAAEAGIEDVRAELRPEDKATAISELGKKNGSVAMIGDGINDAPALAAADIGIAMGATGSDAAIESADVAFTGHDLRLLPRAFDHARRGRHIINQNIILSLLIITALLPLALFGVLGLAAVVLVHEIAEVVVILNGLRAARTRKEPTA; via the coding sequence ATGAGCACTGCGTGCGGCTGCGAGCACGACGAGCCCGAGACCGCGGACGCCGAAGAAGCCGAGGAGGCGGAGCGCCCTTGGTGGCGGGACCGCGGGATCATGGTCCCAGTCTTCTCCGGCACCGCCTTCCTGACCGGCCTGGTCCTGGAGTGGTCCGGGCTCGAGATCCCGGCGCTGGTGGCGTTCTGGATCGGTTTGCTGCTGGGGGCGTCAACGTTCACGCCGGGCGCGATCCGGAAGCTGTTCACGGGCAAGCTCGGCATCGGCCTGCTGATGACGATCAGCGCGGTCGGCGCGGTGATCCTCGGCTATGTCGAGGAAGCCGCAGCTTTGGCGTTCCTCTACTCGATCGCCGAGGCGCTGGAGGACAAGGCGATGGACCGCGCCCGCGGCGGGCTGCGGGCATTGCTCAAGCTCGTCCCCGAGACTGCGACCATCCGCCACGACGGAACAGCCGTCGAAGTCCCGGCGAAGGATCTCCATGTAGGTCAGCTGATGCTGGTGCGGCCGGGCGAGCGGATCGCGACCGACGGGATCGTCCGCACGGGGCGCTCCAGCCTGGACACCTCCGCGATCACCGGGGAGTCGATCCCGGTCGAGGTCGAGCCCGGCGACGCCGTGTCGGCGGGTGCCATCAACACCGCCGGGGCGCTGGAGGTCGAGACGACCGCGGCGGGCACCGACAACTCGCTGACCACGATCGTCGAGCTCGTGGAGCAGGCGCAGGCCGAGAAGGGCGACCGCGCCCGCCTCGCCGACCGCATCGCCCGGCCATTGGTGCCCGGCGTGCTGATCCTCGCCGCGCTCGTGGCAACCCTCGGGTCGCTGCTCGGCGACCCGGAGCTGTGGATCACCCGCGCCCTCGTGGTGCTGGTGGCGGCGTCGCCCTGCGCGCTGGCGATCTCCGTGCCACTGACAGTGGTCGCCGCGATCGGGTCGGCGAGCAAGTTCGGCGTGATCATCAAGTCCGGGGCCGTGTTCGAACGATTCGGCGTGATCCGCCACGTCGCCGTCGACAAGACCGGCACCCTGACCCGCAACGAGCCCGCCGTCACCGCCGTCCTCACCGCCGACGGGATCACCGAGGCGCGGGCGCTTGCCTGGGCGGCCGCGCTGGAGCAGCACAGCACCCACCCGCTCGCGGCCGCGATTACCGCGGCCGCTCCAGATGCCCCTGCGGCCGAGGGCGTGGCGGAGCAGGCCGGGCACGGCATCGAGGGCAAGCTCGACGGCGCGCGGATCACGGTCGGCAGCCCCCGCTGGCTGGACGCCGGGTCGCTCGGCGACCAGGTGGCAGGCCTGGAAGAGCAGGGCATGACGGTCGTGATCGTCCACCGCGACGACGTCCCGGTTGCCGCGATCGGCGTCCGCGACGAGCTGCGCCCCGAGGTCCCCGAGGTCGTGCGCACCCTCGCGACCCAGGGCATCGGGATGACGATGCTCACCGGCGACAACGCCCGCACCGCACGTGCCCTCGCTGCGGAGGCCGGGATCGAGGACGTCCGCGCCGAGCTGCGCCCCGAGGACAAGGCCACCGCGATCAGCGAACTCGGTAAGAAGAACGGCTCGGTCGCGATGATCGGCGACGGCATCAACGACGCCCCCGCCCTGGCCGCCGCAGACATCGGCATCGCGATGGGCGCGACCGGCTCCGATGCCGCGATCGAGTCGGCCGACGTGGCGTTCACCGGCCATGACCTGCGGCTGCTGCCGCGCGCGTTCGACCACGCCCGTCGGGGGCGGCACATCATCAACCAGAACATCATCCTGTCGCTGCTGATCATCACCGCCCTGCTCCCGCTCGCCCTGTTCGGCGTCCTGGGGCTCGCAGCGGTGGTCCTGGTGCACGAGATCGCCGAGGTCGTCGTCATCCTCAACGGCCTGCGCGCCGCCCGGACTCGGAAGGAGCCGACCGCATGA
- a CDS encoding ATP-binding protein: MSNDTDAGRLHTSVLVGPEGELRRHRKARAQAAARIHAEARAEAVARARAEAAAAREARRATRYLPRAGEDGAASLRTPGRFRLPRHQDTSATLSGHYPFLAEGGLGSAGTFIGQDLYSGGSFVYDPWELYRQGVITAPNVILAGIVGSGKSSLAKALYTRALPFGRRVYVPGDPKGEHTPVARAVGGRAIVLGPSLPTRLNPLDEGYRAAGIPDADWAAQVAARRRDLIGALAETVLDRRLTPVEHTAIDIALADTVRSAEVPILPMVVDRILTPSPTDDPDDRLAEDGRMLGHALRRLVAGDLSGLFDGPSTEKFDPTLPMLSLDLSRVSENSALLAVLMTCSAAWMESALQDPSGGQRFVVYDEAWRLMSYPSLLARMDAQWRLARHYGISNLLIFHKLTDLENVGDQGSRMRALASSLLANAETRIVYRQESDQLSVTAQTLGLTGTERSLLPGLGIGQGLWKIKDRSFVVQAQLHPAELELFDTRARML, encoded by the coding sequence ATGAGCAACGACACCGACGCGGGACGTCTGCATACCTCGGTGCTCGTCGGCCCCGAAGGAGAACTCCGCCGGCACCGGAAAGCCCGCGCCCAGGCCGCCGCCCGCATCCACGCCGAAGCCCGCGCCGAAGCCGTGGCGAGGGCGCGGGCGGAGGCGGCAGCAGCACGCGAAGCCCGCCGTGCCACTCGCTACCTGCCGCGTGCCGGAGAGGACGGGGCGGCGTCGTTGCGCACGCCGGGCAGGTTCCGGCTCCCACGCCACCAGGACACCTCAGCGACCTTGTCGGGGCATTACCCGTTTCTCGCCGAAGGCGGGCTCGGCTCGGCCGGCACCTTCATCGGGCAAGACCTCTACTCCGGCGGGTCATTCGTGTACGACCCGTGGGAGCTGTACCGGCAGGGCGTCATCACCGCCCCGAACGTGATCTTGGCCGGGATCGTCGGCAGCGGGAAGTCGTCGCTCGCGAAAGCGCTCTACACGCGGGCGCTGCCGTTCGGGCGGCGCGTCTACGTCCCCGGCGACCCCAAAGGCGAGCACACCCCCGTCGCCCGCGCCGTCGGCGGTCGCGCGATCGTCCTCGGCCCCTCGCTCCCGACCCGCTTGAACCCGCTCGATGAGGGATACCGGGCCGCGGGCATCCCGGACGCCGACTGGGCGGCGCAAGTCGCCGCCCGCCGCCGCGACCTCATCGGCGCGCTCGCGGAAACCGTGCTCGACCGGAGGCTCACCCCGGTCGAGCACACCGCGATCGACATCGCCCTCGCAGACACGGTCAGATCGGCGGAGGTGCCGATCCTCCCGATGGTCGTCGACCGCATCCTCACCCCCTCACCGACAGACGACCCCGACGACCGGCTCGCAGAAGACGGGCGGATGCTCGGGCACGCACTCCGAAGACTGGTCGCAGGGGACCTCAGCGGCCTGTTCGATGGGCCGTCGACGGAGAAGTTTGACCCGACGTTGCCGATGCTCTCCCTCGACCTGTCCCGCGTCTCCGAGAACAGCGCCCTGCTCGCCGTGCTCATGACCTGCTCGGCGGCATGGATGGAATCAGCGCTCCAAGACCCCTCCGGCGGGCAGCGCTTCGTCGTCTACGACGAAGCCTGGCGCCTCATGTCCTACCCAAGCTTGCTTGCCCGCATGGATGCGCAATGGCGGCTCGCCCGCCACTACGGCATCAGCAACCTGCTCATCTTCCACAAGCTCACCGACCTGGAGAACGTCGGCGACCAAGGCTCCCGAATGAGGGCGCTCGCGTCGTCGCTGCTCGCGAACGCCGAAACGAGAATCGTGTACCGGCAAGAATCCGACCAGCTCAGCGTCACCGCGCAGACCCTCGGACTCACCGGCACCGAACGATCCCTCCTCCCAGGACTCGGCATCGGGCAGGGGCTCTGGAAGATCAAAGACCGCAGCTTCGTCGTGCAAGCGCAGTTGCATCCCGCCGAGCTAGAGCTCTTTGACACCCGCGCCCGGATGCTCTAG
- a CDS encoding DUF6112 family protein codes for MIDIDPNSNGLPGIAQLRDIVGAVMTVGLILSVLALIVSAIVWGFGANSSNPHLASRGKTGVLVSCGAAVLCGAAVTLINFFWTVGQAVN; via the coding sequence ATGATCGACATCGACCCGAACAGCAACGGGCTTCCGGGGATCGCGCAGCTACGCGACATCGTCGGCGCGGTGATGACCGTCGGCCTCATCCTCAGCGTGCTGGCGCTCATCGTCTCGGCGATCGTCTGGGGCTTCGGCGCTAACAGCAGCAACCCGCACCTCGCGAGCAGGGGAAAGACCGGGGTACTGGTGTCGTGCGGTGCGGCGGTGCTCTGTGGTGCGGCGGTGACGCTCATCAACTTCTTCTGGACCGTCGGCCAGGCCGTCAACTAG
- the cmtR gene encoding Cd(II)/Pb(II)-sensing metalloregulatory transcriptional regulator CmtR yields the protein MLTIASRLDVMNRLGRAMADPTRSRILMTLLDGPSYPAVLSRELELTRSNVSNHLTCLRDCGIVVAEPEGRQTRYEIADPHLAAALTALVDVTLAVDEHAPCMDAQCTVPGCCGTGAGA from the coding sequence ATGCTGACCATTGCTTCACGCCTCGACGTCATGAACCGGCTCGGCCGGGCCATGGCGGACCCGACGCGCTCCCGGATTCTGATGACCCTGCTCGACGGGCCGAGCTACCCGGCCGTGCTCTCGCGCGAGCTGGAACTGACCCGCTCGAACGTGTCGAACCACCTGACATGCCTGCGCGACTGCGGGATCGTGGTCGCGGAGCCAGAGGGGCGGCAGACGCGTTACGAGATCGCGGACCCGCACCTGGCGGCGGCGCTGACCGCTTTGGTGGACGTGACGCTCGCGGTGGACGAGCACGCGCCTTGCATGGATGCCCAGTGCACCGTGCCGGGCTGCTGCGGGACGGGAGCAGGCGCATGA
- a CDS encoding GNAT family N-acetyltransferase, with product MESLQFRPMVEADWPEVENIYRAGIATWHATFETAPPNTWAAFATGKRPELSLVAVDSEGQVLGWAAASPVSARAVYAGVVEHSIYIHPDAAGHGVGSALLTAFLELADQVGVWTVQSSIFPENTASLRLHERAGFRVVGRRERIARMEAGPYAGRWRDTLLVERRTTADPAEARGEGASSTNMHPHAHSSGPSTRIFTLNRLQKS from the coding sequence ATGGAGTCGCTCCAATTCAGGCCGATGGTCGAGGCTGACTGGCCCGAGGTCGAGAACATCTACCGGGCCGGGATCGCGACCTGGCACGCCACCTTCGAAACCGCTCCACCCAACACCTGGGCCGCCTTCGCCACCGGCAAACGCCCGGAACTCAGCCTCGTCGCCGTCGACTCCGAGGGGCAGGTTCTCGGGTGGGCCGCCGCCTCACCCGTCTCGGCGCGGGCCGTGTACGCGGGCGTCGTCGAGCACTCCATCTACATCCACCCGGATGCTGCAGGGCACGGAGTCGGCTCAGCTCTCCTGACCGCGTTCCTCGAACTCGCGGACCAGGTGGGGGTCTGGACGGTCCAATCGTCGATCTTCCCCGAGAACACCGCAAGCTTGCGCCTCCATGAGCGGGCCGGGTTCCGCGTCGTCGGACGGAGAGAACGCATCGCCCGCATGGAAGCCGGGCCATACGCCGGACGCTGGCGTGACACCCTCCTCGTTGAACGCCGCACCACAGCTGACCCTGCAGAAGCACGAGGTGAGGGTGCATCTTCCACGAACATGCACCCTCACGCGCACTCCAGCGGCCCGTCGACCCGCATCTTCACGCTGAATCGCCTTCAGAAATCCTGA
- a CDS encoding ArsR/SmtB family transcription factor: MAALRSTIDTTPAQGPCCAPAAYPMVDDATAQQLAKVFKALGDPNRIKLFSLITASASGEMCVCDLTEPVGLSQPTVSHHMKLLVEAGLVTREQRGKWAYYQPTTGTLVDAARAFTA, translated from the coding sequence ATGGCTGCTCTCCGCTCGACGATTGACACGACACCCGCGCAGGGGCCGTGCTGCGCCCCTGCGGCATATCCGATGGTCGATGACGCGACCGCGCAGCAGCTCGCGAAGGTGTTCAAAGCGCTCGGCGACCCGAACCGGATCAAGCTGTTCTCGCTCATCACCGCGAGTGCGAGCGGGGAGATGTGCGTGTGTGATCTCACCGAACCCGTCGGGCTGTCGCAGCCGACCGTGTCGCACCACATGAAGCTCCTTGTCGAGGCCGGGCTCGTCACCCGTGAGCAGCGCGGCAAGTGGGCGTACTACCAGCCCACGACCGGCACCCTTGTCGACGCAGCCCGAGCATTCACGGCCTGA
- a CDS encoding NAD(P)-binding domain-containing protein: MEVDMDSVVVIGAGPQGLAAAAHLLERGLNPLILEAGTGPASAVAEWGHVRLFSPWTELTDAASRRLLEPTGWMAPTQGYPTGAQWIEQYLAPLAETLGHRIRYGARVIGVGRKGRDLSVDAGRAEQPFIVHVEPADSSEERIEARAVIDASGTWRTPSPAGADGLPALGERAAIEAGLMEHRMPAIEDASALAGQHVVVVGNGHSAATTIGILSRVAKREPGTRISWVLRRGTVGNTFGGGSADELPERGALGQRAKKAVEDGLVDLVTGFRTEQVVIDGGQAVLVAEDGRQLAPAARVFVATGFRPDLSFLSEIRLDLDMRLQAPTRIAAEVDPNVHSCGSVRATGAADLEQPEPGFYIVGAKSYGRAPTFLALTGFEQVRSVVAAIAGDREAAERVELALPDTGVCGGSGLFDAPDEQSAAGPCCAPAPQLIQLGAPPLVH; the protein is encoded by the coding sequence ATGGAGGTTGATATGGATTCCGTCGTCGTCATCGGCGCGGGCCCGCAGGGACTCGCGGCGGCCGCGCACCTGCTCGAGCGCGGCCTGAACCCGCTCATCCTGGAAGCCGGCACTGGGCCGGCCTCGGCGGTGGCCGAATGGGGGCACGTGCGGCTGTTCTCGCCGTGGACGGAGCTCACCGATGCGGCGTCGCGACGCCTGCTGGAACCCACCGGCTGGATGGCGCCCACTCAGGGGTATCCGACCGGCGCGCAGTGGATCGAGCAGTACCTCGCGCCGCTCGCGGAGACCCTCGGTCATCGCATCCGGTATGGGGCGCGGGTGATCGGCGTGGGGCGCAAGGGCCGCGATCTCTCGGTTGATGCGGGACGCGCTGAGCAGCCCTTCATCGTGCACGTCGAGCCCGCGGACAGCAGCGAGGAGCGGATCGAAGCACGCGCCGTGATCGACGCCTCGGGCACCTGGCGGACGCCCAGTCCCGCCGGCGCCGACGGGCTTCCCGCCCTCGGCGAGCGTGCAGCGATCGAGGCAGGCCTCATGGAGCACCGCATGCCCGCGATCGAGGATGCCAGTGCGCTGGCGGGTCAGCATGTCGTGGTGGTCGGCAACGGGCACTCAGCGGCGACCACGATCGGGATCCTGTCCAGGGTGGCCAAGCGCGAACCCGGAACACGGATCAGCTGGGTGCTGCGCCGCGGCACGGTCGGCAACACCTTCGGCGGCGGCAGCGCCGACGAACTGCCCGAGCGCGGCGCGCTGGGCCAGCGCGCGAAGAAGGCCGTCGAAGACGGCCTCGTGGACCTCGTCACCGGGTTCCGCACTGAACAGGTCGTCATCGACGGCGGCCAGGCAGTACTGGTTGCAGAGGACGGCCGACAGCTCGCGCCTGCGGCGCGGGTGTTCGTCGCCACAGGGTTCCGCCCCGACCTATCCTTCCTCTCCGAGATCCGTCTCGACCTCGACATGCGCCTGCAGGCCCCGACGCGCATCGCCGCGGAGGTCGACCCAAACGTGCACTCCTGCGGCTCCGTCCGGGCCACCGGCGCGGCCGACCTCGAGCAGCCCGAGCCGGGGTTCTACATCGTGGGAGCGAAGTCCTACGGACGCGCGCCGACCTTCCTCGCCCTGACCGGCTTCGAGCAGGTACGCAGCGTCGTCGCCGCGATCGCCGGAGACCGCGAAGCCGCCGAGCGCGTGGAGCTCGCCCTGCCCGACACGGGCGTGTGCGGAGGCTCCGGCCTCTTCGACGCGCCCGACGAGCAGTCCGCGGCCGGGCCCTGCTGCGCGCCTGCGCCGCAGCTCATCCAGCTGGGGGCACCACCCCTGGTCCACTGA
- a CDS encoding DUF6112 family protein, whose translation MNVFPDFGAVGASGEFAAVIGALLTYVLIGAVLTLLVSATIWAIAAHTGNPYTAQKARIGVFVALGTAALAGAGIAWANFLLTIGDRL comes from the coding sequence GTGAACGTGTTTCCCGACTTCGGCGCCGTCGGCGCGTCCGGGGAGTTCGCGGCGGTGATCGGCGCGCTCCTCACCTATGTCCTCATCGGCGCCGTGCTCACCCTCCTCGTCTCCGCAACCATCTGGGCCATCGCCGCCCACACCGGCAACCCCTACACGGCGCAGAAAGCCCGCATCGGCGTGTTCGTCGCCCTCGGCACCGCAGCCCTCGCCGGCGCCGGCATCGCCTGGGCCAACTTCCTCCTCACCATCGGCGACCGTCTCTAA